A stretch of the Dehalococcoidales bacterium genome encodes the following:
- a CDS encoding helix-turn-helix transcriptional regulator yields the protein MTPTELRHAREARAVLEEYGVYPTLRAVRESLAYTLAELASVLGVAYSTLSGYELGYRPVPDEVRERLFEFCGSWIGPGKQPVPDHEPGRESADVARMRLGTLTLGASLKAQGRPVDWETCIAAAVRFDKYGWPWDQRREIAS from the coding sequence ATGACCCCCACCGAACTCCGCCACGCCCGCGAAGCCCGCGCCGTGCTGGAAGAATACGGGGTCTACCCGACCCTCCGCGCAGTGCGCGAATCACTGGCGTATACCCTCGCCGAACTCGCATCCGTACTTGGCGTCGCGTATTCAACGCTGAGCGGATACGAGCTTGGTTATCGGCCCGTGCCCGACGAGGTGCGCGAACGTCTGTTTGAGTTCTGCGGCTCCTGGATTGGCCCGGGCAAACAACCCGTGCCCGACCATGAGCCCGGCAGAGAATCGGCTGATGTCGCGCGAATGCGCCTCGGGACGCTGACGCTAGGCGCGAGCCTAAAGGCACAGGGCCGACCTGTGGACTGGGAGACCTGCATCGCGGCGGCCGTGCGTTTTGACAAGTACGGATGGCCGTGGGATCAGAGGAGGGAGATAGCATCGTGA